CCTTGATAAAAACGGGATCATTTGAAAGTGCATCGACGACGTTTGCCGCATAAATATCTTCCTGATCAACGTAAGTGAAAAGCTTGCAGAAATCACCCCGATGAAAATAAATGCGGGAATGATGATGATGTTTTGCGGAAGTACGCTGACAAAGGATAACAAAAACCCGCTCCATCCCATCTGGTTCACAAGGAAGCCTACCGAAAATCCGACCACCACTCCTTTCATAAAGAGCAAAACGAAAATGAGCGGAAGCCCGATGATTGAAATGCCCAACAGCCAGATCAATCCAAGATACTTCACATTATGAAGAAAGCTTTGACGGAAGAGCTCTTCAGCAGACGTCATACTTCCATCTTCCATCTCACTGAAAAACTTGCTCAAATAGAAGTAGAGATCTTCCTTTTGTGCAAAAGACAATGAATTGACTACGATCGCACCGAAAATGATGCCCATCAGGAATAATGTAATAATAAATAAGTAGATTGAGGAATGTGCTTGTACATGTTCGACGAGTGGATTTGAATTTGATATTTTTTTGCGCATCACAGCGTTCCTCCCAGATATCGATTACTAATCCATATGCAGGAATAGACTTGTTTATTCTTTGATTCTATTGAACTTCCATTTGAATAAACGTATAATCATAGAAACTTTACGGACAA
The nucleotide sequence above comes from Bacillus sp. KH172YL63. Encoded proteins:
- the spoIIM gene encoding stage II sporulation protein M → MRKKISNSNPLVEHVQAHSSIYLFIITLFLMGIIFGAIVVNSLSFAQKEDLYFYLSKFFSEMEDGSMTSAEELFRQSFLHNVKYLGLIWLLGISIIGLPLIFVLLFMKGVVVGFSVGFLVNQMGWSGFLLSFVSVLPQNIIIIPAFIFIGVISASFSLTLIRKIFMRQTSSMHFQMIPFLSRYVIFFVVAIGIVTIAASVEAYLSPNLMEMVINRLK